The Humulus lupulus chromosome 4, drHumLupu1.1, whole genome shotgun sequence genome has a window encoding:
- the LOC133829247 gene encoding glycosyltransferase BC10-like encodes MWTKQKDYSVASFPKHFSLQMHLPGLISHFLIFGSGLALGITLSFYLKDSPLINFQHQKPLMLHSNIATAPPPPLSKPRSSLFSSPPPLPSLLLPNQTVVSNTTRNTTTRIGLTEYLKPPNVRHDMDDKELFWRASMVQKLNKTPFDFTPKIAFMFLTRGALALAPFWDTFFKGHEGIYSVYVHSDPSFNDTVPQNSAFYERWIPSKNVRWGDPNMMDAERRLLANALLDFSNQRFVLISESCIPLFNFSTVYNYLMGSTKTFVEAYDLPGAVNRGRYNTRMRPQIRIQQWRKGSQWFQMDRALALEVVADQKYFPVFKRFCHGSCYTDEHYLPTFVSIRFWRRNSNRTLTWVDWTRGGPHPTRFIRQDVTTDLFNRLRHGGKCEYNGKRTDVCHLFARKFLPNTLDRLLRFAPKLMQFN; translated from the exons ATGTGGACTAAGCAGAAAGACTACAGTGTAGCCTCATTTCCGAAGCACTTTAGTCTCCAAATGCACCTTCCCGGACTCATCTCTCACTTTCTCATCTTCGGTTCCGGTTTAGCCCTCGGCATAACTCTCAGTTTCTACCTCAAGGATTCTCCACTCATCAATTTCCAACACCAAAAACCACTCATGCTCCACTCCAACATCGCAACAGCTCCTCCTCCTCCTTTATCAAAACCAAGGTCATCTTTGTTTTCTTCGCCTCCTCCACTACCATCTCTCCTATTACCCAACCAAACTGTAGTTTCGAATACTACTCGTAATACCACTACTCGAATAGGGTTGACGGAGTACTTGAAACCGCCGAATGTGAGGCATGATATGGATGACAAGGAGTTGTTTTGGAGAGCTTCCATGGTCCAAAAATTGAACAAAACTCCTTTCGATTTTACCCCGAAAATCGCTTTCATGTTCTTGACCAGAGGAGCCTTGGCGCTGGCTCCCTTTTGGGATACGTTCTTTAAAGGACATGAAGGGATTTACTCCGTTTATGTTCATTCCGATCCTTCTTTCAACGACACAGTGCCTCAAAACTCCGCCTTCTATGAGAGATGGATCCCTAGTAAG AATGTGAGATGGGGAGATCCCAACATGATGGACGCAGAGAGACGCTTATTAGCGAATGCCTTGCTTGACTTTTCAAACCAACGATTTGTTCTAATCTCCGAGTCATGCATTCCTCTATTCAATTTCTCCACAGTGTATAACTATCTCATGGGCTCGACCAAGACCTTTGTAGAGGCCTACGACCTTCCTGGGGCCGTGAACCGTGGCCGCTACAACACCCGAATGAGGCCACAAATTAGGATCCAGCAATGGCGGAAGGGCTCACAGTGGTTCCAAATGGACAGGGCCTTAGCACTCGAGGTGGTCGCCGACCAAAAATATTTCCCAGTCTTTAAGAGGTTCTGCCATGGCTCATGTTACACAGATGAACACTACCTGCCCACATTTGTCAGCATCAGATTTTGGAGGAGAAATTCCAATAGGACGTTGACTTGGGTTGACTGGACTAGAGGTGGACCCCATCCAACTAGGTTTATAAGACAAGATGTCACTACTGACCTCTTTAACAGGTTGAGGCATGGAGGCAAATGCGAGTACAATGGAAAACGCACCGACGTTTGCCATTTGTTTGCAAGAAAATTCTTGCCTAATACATTGGACAGGCTGTTGAGGTTTGCTCCAAAGCTCATGCAATTCAATTGA